Proteins encoded within one genomic window of Kibdelosporangium phytohabitans:
- a CDS encoding MarR family winged helix-turn-helix transcriptional regulator has protein sequence MAADADRPLVCEWRDMLSLHARTWGALERELNERHGLGASEFEVLDRLIETDKPDCRVQELSAGIHLSQSALSRLIARLERDGLVTRGMCPDDRRNIFVSPTEAGRALHAEAVGTHRAVLGAVFAAGRSVGIG, from the coding sequence ATGGCCGCCGACGCTGACCGGCCGCTCGTCTGTGAGTGGCGGGATATGTTGTCTTTGCACGCCCGGACGTGGGGTGCGCTGGAGCGTGAGCTCAACGAGCGGCATGGCCTTGGTGCCAGCGAGTTCGAGGTGCTCGACCGGTTGATCGAGACCGACAAGCCGGACTGTCGCGTGCAGGAGCTGTCGGCGGGGATCCACCTGAGCCAGAGCGCGCTGTCGCGGCTGATCGCCCGCCTGGAGCGGGACGGTCTCGTGACCAGGGGCATGTGTCCCGACGACAGGCGGAACATCTTCGTCTCGCCGACCGAGGCCGGCCGGGCGCTGCACGCGGAAGCGGTCGGCACGCACCGCGCCGTGCTCGGTGCGGTCTTCGCTGCCGGGCGCAGCGTCGGGATCGGCTAG
- a CDS encoding putative bifunctional diguanylate cyclase/phosphodiesterase encodes MPQRESISPLPDDSDVAHGDTIREQNKLARKWAYLMCHNTYIPLSQQELEEQLRDMVARLVTALRAEPVDTAAADEVTERLVAMNCADSVCLRCTVDVLGRGLLKSPQLRGADRLAEKVITMIGAISASYAQSIRNAVFRQQEEVEQALVMAVRDARWNLKVSEARFDEVATCSSSGIVITDLTGRFIRANHSFGQIVDYTTTELAKLSLFDLVHAEEAPYLREAYQALLDGDHERFRHGQRLVRQDGEFARVSMTATLLRDGDDQPRHFVTVVEDGTELKLLQNELSRQALHDVLTGLPNRQFFTTHLESVLRRSDPAYGVTLYHLDLDAFSLITGGLGRRTGDLLLIAVAERLKAVLAGEKAMVARFDGDEFAIVVENSPSTPDVLSMIMSINEELSEPVYIEDNGVAATASIGVVDRPPRNMDPSELLRASDMTLRRAKSNGRRQWELFHPEQHERDRRTFGLAAAMPGAWENGQLSVDYRPIVRLSDKEVVGTEAVLRWDHPEHGLMCDDRCLELAEESGLILALGPWLLRTACEQLRWDRTIPLSVNLTAQQSSDGDLVGEVAAVLRETGMPPERLWIGMPVKALLADKGEAMDNMKLLADNGVQTVAVDFGGTSGDMVCVEDLPLRAVRIAPWLTAREPVSGSPVTHSLLDMASLVHLSGAQVIVDGVHSEERAQWWRNAGADFAQGALFS; translated from the coding sequence GTGCCTCAGCGCGAGTCGATCTCGCCGCTCCCGGATGATTCGGATGTCGCGCACGGCGACACCATTCGTGAGCAAAACAAGCTTGCCCGGAAATGGGCGTACCTGATGTGCCACAACACATACATCCCGCTGTCCCAGCAGGAGCTGGAAGAACAGCTGCGGGACATGGTCGCCCGGCTGGTCACCGCGCTGCGCGCCGAACCCGTCGACACCGCGGCCGCCGACGAGGTCACCGAGCGGCTGGTCGCGATGAACTGCGCGGACAGCGTGTGCCTGCGGTGCACTGTGGACGTGCTCGGCCGCGGCCTGCTGAAGTCACCGCAGTTACGCGGCGCCGACCGGCTCGCCGAGAAGGTCATCACGATGATCGGCGCGATCTCGGCCAGTTATGCCCAGTCGATCCGCAATGCCGTCTTCCGCCAGCAGGAAGAAGTGGAACAGGCGCTGGTCATGGCCGTGCGGGACGCGCGGTGGAACCTCAAGGTCAGCGAGGCGCGGTTCGACGAGGTCGCGACCTGCTCGTCCAGCGGCATCGTGATCACGGACCTGACCGGCCGTTTCATCCGCGCGAACCATTCCTTCGGGCAAATCGTCGACTACACGACGACGGAGTTGGCCAAGCTCTCACTTTTCGATCTCGTGCACGCCGAGGAAGCGCCGTACCTGCGCGAGGCCTACCAGGCACTGCTCGACGGCGACCACGAACGTTTCCGGCACGGGCAACGCCTCGTCCGCCAGGACGGCGAATTCGCCCGCGTGTCGATGACCGCGACGCTGCTGCGTGACGGTGACGACCAGCCACGGCATTTCGTGACCGTCGTGGAGGACGGCACCGAACTGAAGCTCCTGCAGAACGAACTGAGCCGCCAGGCGCTGCACGACGTGCTGACCGGCCTGCCGAACCGGCAGTTCTTCACCACCCACCTGGAAAGCGTGTTGCGCCGGTCGGATCCGGCGTACGGCGTGACCCTGTACCACCTCGATCTCGACGCGTTCTCGTTGATCACCGGCGGGCTCGGCCGCAGAACGGGCGACCTGCTGCTGATCGCCGTGGCCGAGCGGCTCAAAGCCGTGCTGGCCGGGGAGAAGGCGATGGTGGCCAGGTTCGACGGCGACGAGTTCGCGATCGTCGTGGAGAACTCACCGTCCACACCGGACGTGCTGAGCATGATCATGTCCATCAACGAGGAACTGTCCGAGCCGGTGTACATCGAGGACAACGGTGTCGCGGCGACGGCGAGCATCGGCGTGGTGGACCGCCCGCCTCGCAACATGGACCCGTCCGAGCTGCTGCGCGCGTCGGACATGACCCTGCGGCGGGCCAAGAGCAACGGCCGCAGGCAGTGGGAGCTGTTCCACCCGGAGCAGCACGAGCGCGACCGGCGGACGTTCGGCCTCGCCGCGGCCATGCCGGGCGCGTGGGAGAACGGCCAGCTGTCGGTGGACTACCGGCCGATCGTCCGCCTGTCGGACAAGGAAGTCGTCGGCACCGAGGCGGTACTGCGCTGGGACCACCCCGAACACGGCCTGATGTGCGACGACCGCTGCCTGGAACTGGCCGAGGAGTCCGGGCTGATCCTCGCGCTCGGCCCGTGGCTGCTGCGCACGGCGTGCGAACAGCTGAGGTGGGACAGGACAATCCCGCTCAGCGTGAACCTCACCGCGCAGCAGTCGTCCGACGGCGACCTGGTCGGCGAAGTCGCCGCCGTGCTCAGGGAAACCGGGATGCCGCCGGAGCGGCTGTGGATCGGCATGCCCGTGAAGGCGCTGCTCGCCGACAAAGGCGAAGCCATGGACAACATGAAGTTGCTGGCCGACAACGGTGTGCAGACCGTCGCGGTGGATTTCGGCGGCACGTCGGGCGACATGGTGTGCGTGGAGGACCTGCCGTTGCGGGCGGTCCGGATCGCTCCGTGGCTGACCGCCCGCGAACCCGTCTCCGGGTCACCGGTGACGCACTCGTTGCTGGACATGGCCAGCCTCGTGCACCTGTCCGGCGCGCAGGTCATCGTGGACGGCGTCCACTCCGAGGAACGCGCGCAGTGGTGGCGCAACGCCGGAGCCGACTTCGCCCAGGGGGCCCTGTTTTCTTAG
- a CDS encoding methionyl-tRNA formyltransferase — protein MRVAMFGYQTWGHRTLQALLESEHEVALVVTHPKSEHAYEKIWSDSVADLAEENGVPVLLRNRPDDEELMRRLKEADLDIIVANNWRTWLPPEIYTMPRRGTLNVHDSLLPAYAGFSPLIWAVINGEPEVGVTAHMMDETLDAGDIVLQRAIPVGPTDTTTDLFHRTVDLIGPITVDALALLASGEAELTKQDRSKASFFHKRSIEDSKIDWTWPAEDLERFVRAQPDPYPNAFTFHKGEKIRVIKASVSKACYGGTPGRIFIREGDGVVIVAGADARNGRNRGLVIERVRTEDGTEYAATDYFKTMGGYLRSS, from the coding sequence ATGCGGGTCGCGATGTTCGGGTACCAGACCTGGGGGCACCGCACCTTGCAGGCGTTGCTCGAATCCGAGCACGAGGTGGCGCTCGTGGTGACACACCCCAAGAGCGAGCACGCCTACGAGAAGATCTGGTCCGACTCGGTCGCCGATCTCGCCGAGGAAAACGGTGTTCCGGTACTCCTGCGCAACCGCCCGGACGACGAGGAGCTGATGCGCAGGCTCAAGGAAGCCGATCTGGACATCATCGTCGCCAACAACTGGCGCACCTGGCTGCCGCCGGAGATCTACACCATGCCCCGGCGCGGAACACTGAACGTGCACGACTCGCTACTGCCCGCGTACGCCGGGTTCTCACCGCTGATCTGGGCGGTGATCAACGGCGAGCCGGAGGTCGGTGTGACCGCGCACATGATGGACGAGACGCTGGACGCCGGCGACATCGTGCTGCAGCGGGCCATCCCGGTCGGTCCCACCGACACGACCACCGACCTGTTCCACCGCACGGTCGACCTGATCGGCCCGATCACCGTCGACGCGCTCGCGCTGCTCGCGTCCGGCGAGGCCGAGCTGACCAAACAGGACCGTTCGAAGGCCAGTTTCTTCCACAAGCGGTCCATTGAGGACAGCAAGATCGACTGGACGTGGCCTGCCGAGGACCTCGAGCGCTTCGTCCGGGCGCAGCCGGACCCGTACCCGAACGCCTTCACCTTCCACAAGGGCGAGAAGATCCGCGTGATCAAGGCGTCGGTGTCGAAGGCCTGCTACGGCGGCACACCCGGCCGGATCTTCATCAGGGAAGGCGACGGCGTGGTGATCGTCGCCGGTGCCGACGCACGCAACGGGCGCAACCGCGGCCTGGTCATCGAACGCGTCCGCACCGAGGACGGAACCGAGTACGCGGCGACCGACTACTTCAAGACCATGGGCGGCTACCTGCGGTCCTCGTGA
- a CDS encoding lysine N(6)-hydroxylase/L-ornithine N(5)-oxygenase family protein: protein MAEPAVYDIVGVGFGPSNLALAIALTEYNERAGKPVTAQFLERQPRFGWHRGMLIDDATMQVSFLKDLVTMRNPTSRFTFLCYLKERGRLVDFINHKNLFPLRIEFHDYFEWAAAQVDDLVAYGRDVVTVTPVPGGEFFDVHDSTGEVFRARNIVLGTGLRPTMPEGVVSDEHIWHNSELLHRIDTVEDPRRLVVVGAGQSGAEVTAFLHERFPQAEVCGVFSRYGYSPSDDSSFANRIFDPDAVGEFYAAPEHVKQRLMGYHANTNYSVVDIDLIDELYRREYQEKVRGARRLRLFNAARPAQVLRTENGVRVTVETLTTGERTVLDADVVVFATGYLPADPVGRLGEVAGYCLRDDSGRLRVDRDYRVWTVDDLRCGIYLQGGTEHTHGITSSLLSNTAVRVGEILDAIVSRRVDEPTGQPELVVSGVRSK, encoded by the coding sequence ATGGCAGAGCCAGCGGTCTACGACATCGTCGGGGTCGGCTTCGGTCCGTCGAATCTGGCACTCGCCATAGCGCTGACCGAGTACAACGAACGCGCGGGCAAACCCGTCACCGCGCAGTTCCTCGAACGCCAGCCGCGCTTCGGCTGGCACCGCGGAATGCTCATCGACGACGCCACCATGCAGGTCTCCTTCCTCAAGGACCTGGTCACCATGCGCAACCCGACGAGCCGATTCACTTTCCTGTGCTATTTGAAGGAACGCGGCCGTCTCGTCGACTTCATCAACCACAAGAACCTTTTCCCGCTGCGGATCGAATTCCACGACTACTTCGAATGGGCCGCCGCCCAGGTCGACGACCTGGTCGCCTACGGCCGCGACGTCGTCACGGTCACACCGGTTCCCGGCGGCGAGTTCTTCGACGTGCACGACTCCACCGGCGAGGTGTTCCGGGCCCGCAACATCGTGCTGGGCACAGGATTGCGCCCGACCATGCCGGAAGGCGTCGTCTCCGACGAACACATCTGGCACAACAGCGAACTGCTCCACCGGATCGACACCGTCGAGGACCCGCGGCGCCTGGTCGTGGTGGGCGCGGGGCAAAGCGGCGCCGAGGTCACGGCGTTCCTGCACGAGCGCTTCCCGCAAGCCGAAGTGTGCGGTGTCTTCTCCCGCTACGGCTACAGCCCGTCCGACGACAGCTCCTTCGCCAACAGGATCTTCGACCCCGACGCGGTCGGCGAGTTCTACGCCGCGCCGGAACACGTCAAGCAGCGGCTGATGGGCTACCACGCCAACACCAACTACTCGGTCGTCGACATCGACCTCATCGACGAGCTCTACCGCCGCGAGTACCAGGAAAAGGTGCGCGGGGCGCGGCGGCTGCGGCTGTTCAACGCCGCCCGGCCCGCCCAGGTCCTGCGCACCGAGAACGGCGTCCGGGTCACCGTGGAGACGCTCACCACGGGCGAGCGGACCGTGCTGGACGCCGACGTCGTCGTGTTCGCGACCGGATACCTTCCCGCCGACCCGGTCGGCAGGCTCGGCGAGGTCGCCGGATACTGCCTGCGTGACGACAGTGGACGGTTGCGTGTGGACCGTGACTATCGCGTTTGGACTGTCGACGACCTGCGCTGCGGGATCTACCTGCAGGGTGGAACCGAGCACACGCACGGCATAACGTCGTCGCTGCTGTCCAACACAGCCGTCCGCGTGGGGGAGATCCTCGACGCGATCGTGTCGAGGCGAGTGGACGAACCAACAGGGCAACCAGAGCTCGTCGTGAGTGGAGTTCGGTCGAAGTGA
- a CDS encoding iron-siderophore ABC transporter substrate-binding protein, producing MLFSPIGRKLAAAVLTAGVAVSLSACGSGQTTPAPAPAAGQATSGAPAAAAFPVTIEHKFGSTTLNAEPKRVVTVGQTDHEVVLAFGVKPVGATDWFGERPFANWPWIDSKWGDARPEVISDGSEPKLEKIAALRPDLIIGQYAGINKEQYEKLSKIAPTVAQNGKYEDYSAPWRETTLTIGKALGKSAEAQKTVAGIEAKFAQIRKDHPEFGDKKLIVGDGSTPGKWGVFSPKDPRVTLLAELGFKVDPKLDGKTKDGTPIEVGDEGLDLMETDVLVMLPERADDVTRIKQNPVYANLAVAKTDRVIYMPYQTPSTGAALSFATVLSIPYMIDEVVPPLSAAAKKL from the coding sequence ATGTTGTTCTCGCCCATCGGGCGCAAGCTCGCCGCCGCGGTGCTGACCGCGGGTGTGGCCGTTTCCTTGTCCGCTTGCGGCAGTGGCCAGACCACGCCGGCACCGGCGCCCGCCGCCGGTCAAGCCACGTCCGGTGCGCCCGCCGCAGCGGCGTTCCCCGTGACCATCGAGCACAAGTTCGGCAGCACCACGCTCAACGCCGAGCCCAAGCGCGTCGTGACGGTCGGCCAGACCGACCACGAGGTCGTGCTCGCCTTCGGTGTCAAACCGGTCGGCGCGACGGACTGGTTCGGTGAGCGGCCGTTCGCCAACTGGCCGTGGATCGACAGCAAGTGGGGCGACGCGCGCCCCGAGGTGATCAGCGACGGCTCCGAGCCGAAGCTGGAGAAGATCGCGGCGCTGCGGCCGGACCTGATCATCGGCCAGTACGCCGGGATCAACAAGGAGCAGTACGAGAAGCTGTCGAAGATCGCGCCGACGGTCGCGCAGAACGGCAAGTACGAGGACTACTCGGCGCCGTGGCGGGAAACCACGCTCACCATCGGCAAGGCGCTCGGCAAGTCGGCCGAGGCGCAGAAGACGGTCGCGGGCATCGAGGCCAAGTTCGCCCAGATCCGCAAGGACCACCCCGAGTTCGGCGACAAGAAGCTGATCGTCGGCGACGGTTCGACGCCGGGCAAGTGGGGCGTGTTCTCGCCGAAGGACCCGCGTGTCACGCTGCTGGCCGAACTGGGCTTCAAGGTGGACCCGAAGCTCGACGGCAAGACCAAGGACGGCACGCCGATCGAGGTCGGTGACGAGGGACTCGACCTGATGGAGACCGATGTCCTGGTGATGCTGCCGGAGCGGGCGGACGACGTCACGCGGATCAAGCAGAACCCGGTGTACGCCAACCTCGCGGTGGCCAAGACCGACCGCGTGATCTACATGCCGTACCAGACACCGTCGACCGGTGCCGCGCTGTCGTTCGCGACCGTGCTCAGCATCCCCTACATGATCGACGAAGTGGTGCCGCCGCTGTCGGCCGCGGCGAAGAAACTCTGA
- a CDS encoding MbtH family protein: MTNPFDDPDGTFKVLVNDEGQHSLWPEFADVPAGWAVAHGPGTRQACLDYVEANWTDMRPNSLIQSM, translated from the coding sequence ATGACCAACCCGTTCGACGACCCGGACGGCACCTTCAAGGTCCTCGTCAACGACGAGGGCCAGCACAGCCTGTGGCCGGAATTCGCCGACGTGCCCGCGGGCTGGGCGGTCGCGCACGGCCCCGGCACCCGCCAGGCCTGCCTGGACTACGTCGAGGCGAACTGGACGGACATGCGCCCCAATTCGCTCATTCAGTCCATGTAG
- a CDS encoding YggT family protein, which yields MSAVGALLSLVLTLFIVVLVIRAVLDWTGVLAGGGSGVARARGVVHAITEPVIRPVRRVVRPVRMGAMSFDLAFTLVFVAAVVLRGLVGWL from the coding sequence ATGAGTGCAGTGGGAGCCTTGCTCAGCCTGGTGCTGACGCTGTTCATCGTCGTGCTGGTGATCCGCGCCGTCCTGGACTGGACGGGTGTCCTCGCCGGTGGCGGCAGCGGTGTGGCACGGGCGCGTGGCGTGGTCCACGCCATTACGGAGCCGGTGATCCGCCCGGTCCGGCGTGTGGTCCGGCCGGTCCGGATGGGCGCGATGTCGTTCGACCTGGCGTTCACGTTGGTCTTCGTGGCCGCGGTGGTCCTGCGCGGCCTGGTGGGCTGGTTGTAG
- a CDS encoding iron-siderophore ABC transporter substrate-binding protein → MIRYLLAACLLLLAACGSGSTTPPPPAAAPQSGGTPEAAAFPVTIDHKYGSTTIKAEPKRIVLVGLMEQDALLALGVVPVATTDWLKKHEGAIAPWATAKLGSAPKPTVLVDEGSGPQMEKIAALRPDAIIGLYSGLTQEQYDKLSKIAPTVAQPKQFPDYGIGWQEMTRKVGQVVGKPAQADKLIAESEALIAKARKENPKFEQSTAVIATTWEGYFVYGSNDPRTRLLHSLGFKSPEQLDKVIGDKFGISISKEQTEMLDQDVVIWLAGPQTKEALAKDPVYSSLKVAKEKRDILIDEASDYGSSVSFISVLSLPFLLEKYVPQLAAAVK, encoded by the coding sequence ATGATTCGCTATTTGCTGGCCGCGTGCCTGCTGTTGCTGGCCGCGTGCGGCTCCGGATCGACCACGCCGCCGCCCCCGGCGGCGGCGCCCCAGTCCGGTGGCACGCCGGAGGCTGCCGCGTTCCCCGTCACGATCGACCACAAGTACGGCAGCACCACCATCAAGGCCGAGCCGAAACGGATCGTGCTCGTCGGCCTGATGGAGCAGGACGCGCTGCTGGCGCTCGGCGTCGTCCCGGTCGCCACGACCGACTGGCTCAAGAAGCACGAAGGGGCCATCGCGCCGTGGGCGACCGCCAAACTCGGCAGCGCCCCCAAACCGACCGTGCTGGTCGACGAGGGCAGCGGCCCGCAGATGGAGAAGATCGCGGCACTGCGCCCCGACGCGATCATCGGCCTGTACTCGGGCCTGACCCAGGAGCAGTACGACAAGCTCAGCAAGATCGCGCCGACGGTGGCGCAGCCCAAGCAGTTCCCGGACTACGGCATCGGCTGGCAGGAGATGACCAGGAAGGTCGGCCAGGTCGTCGGCAAGCCGGCGCAGGCCGACAAGCTGATCGCCGAATCCGAGGCGCTGATCGCCAAGGCACGCAAGGAGAACCCGAAGTTCGAGCAGTCCACGGCCGTGATCGCCACCACGTGGGAGGGCTACTTCGTCTACGGCTCGAACGACCCGCGCACGCGCCTGCTGCACTCGCTGGGCTTCAAGTCGCCGGAGCAGCTCGACAAGGTCATCGGGGACAAGTTCGGCATCTCGATCAGCAAGGAGCAGACCGAGATGCTCGACCAGGACGTGGTGATCTGGCTCGCCGGGCCGCAGACCAAGGAGGCGCTGGCCAAGGACCCGGTCTACAGCAGCCTCAAGGTGGCCAAGGAGAAGCGCGACATCCTGATCGACGAGGCCTCCGACTACGGCAGCTCCGTGTCGTTCATTTCCGTGCTCAGCCTGCCGTTCCTGCTGGAGAAGTACGTCCCGCAGCTCGCGGCAGCCGTCAAGTAG
- a CDS encoding FecCD family ABC transporter permease, with protein sequence MSVTDHAEPAQKKTAPRATRAIGLVVALAALVVVCLLSIWFGSKDIPFASTWNVLWHNDGSRDAVIIHSVRIPRTILGLLVGAALGLAGALMQALSRNPLAEPGLLGVNAGGSAAVVLGIGVFGVSGVSGYVWFAFFGAGAATVMVYLLGSTGRSGPTPDRLVLAGAAVSAVLYALIHAFLLLNPLAFNEFRFWNVGSLSGRNMDTVLQLLPFFVIGIMLALALSRSLNALALGDQAAMALGAHIGQTRVLGVIAVTLLCGAATAAVGPITFVGLAVPYVVRLITGPDQRWILPYTLVVAPILMIGSDVVGRVLNQPSELQVGIVTAFLGAPVFIWLCRRRRVIKL encoded by the coding sequence GTGAGCGTTACGGACCACGCGGAGCCCGCCCAGAAGAAGACGGCGCCGCGGGCGACCAGGGCCATCGGCCTCGTCGTCGCGCTCGCCGCCCTCGTCGTGGTGTGCCTGCTGAGCATCTGGTTCGGATCGAAGGACATCCCGTTCGCCTCGACCTGGAACGTGCTGTGGCACAACGACGGGTCACGCGACGCGGTGATCATCCACTCGGTACGGATCCCGCGGACCATCCTCGGCCTGCTGGTCGGGGCGGCGCTGGGCCTCGCGGGCGCGCTGATGCAGGCGTTGTCACGCAACCCGCTCGCCGAACCCGGCCTGCTCGGTGTGAACGCGGGTGGCTCGGCCGCCGTGGTGCTCGGCATCGGCGTCTTCGGTGTCTCCGGTGTGTCCGGTTACGTGTGGTTCGCGTTCTTCGGCGCGGGCGCCGCGACCGTCATGGTCTACCTGCTCGGGTCAACCGGCCGCAGCGGACCGACGCCCGACCGGCTCGTGCTGGCCGGAGCGGCCGTCAGCGCCGTGCTGTACGCGTTGATCCACGCGTTCCTGCTGTTGAACCCCTTGGCTTTCAACGAGTTCCGGTTCTGGAACGTCGGCTCGCTCAGTGGCCGCAACATGGACACCGTGCTGCAGTTGTTGCCGTTCTTCGTGATCGGCATCATGCTCGCGCTCGCGTTGAGCCGCTCGCTGAACGCGCTCGCGCTCGGCGACCAGGCGGCGATGGCGCTGGGTGCCCACATCGGACAGACACGGGTGCTCGGCGTGATCGCCGTGACGCTGCTGTGCGGCGCCGCCACCGCCGCGGTCGGGCCGATCACGTTCGTCGGGCTGGCCGTGCCGTACGTCGTCCGGCTGATCACTGGCCCCGACCAGCGCTGGATCCTGCCGTACACCCTGGTGGTCGCGCCGATCCTGATGATCGGGTCGGACGTGGTCGGCCGTGTGCTCAACCAACCCTCGGAGCTGCAAGTGGGCATTGTGACCGCGTTCCTCGGCGCGCCGGTGTTCATCTGGCTGTGCCGTCGCCGCCGGGTGATCAAGCTGTGA
- a CDS encoding FecCD family ABC transporter permease — translation MSIDTAVRGRSIRIARLSLRLDIRAAVVCVAMVASIVVLTFLTMTTGDYPLTVSEVVDTVLGQGPPGAEFIVLELRLPRLLTALLVGGALGISGAIMQRLTDNPLGSPDIIGFTAGSATGALTVIVLTDGGMMAVAGGALVGGVVTAILIYLLAFKGGVQGFRLVLIGIGVSAMLYAANDYLITHSSLQDAIAATAWQVGGLNGRGWEHVEPVAWSMLVLLPFAVFFSHRLSILQMGDDAAKALGVRVESTRLVLIAVSVALAAIGTAAAGPIVFVALAAPQIARRLTGAPAAGPLAAGLMGALLLLLSDFTVQKVFSQSQLPVGIATATIGGVYLAWLLAGEFRRR, via the coding sequence GTGAGCATCGACACGGCGGTGCGTGGCCGCTCGATCCGGATCGCCCGGCTGTCGCTGCGGCTGGACATCCGCGCCGCGGTGGTGTGCGTGGCCATGGTCGCGTCGATCGTGGTGCTCACGTTCCTGACGATGACCACCGGCGACTACCCGCTCACGGTGTCCGAGGTGGTGGACACCGTGCTCGGCCAGGGCCCGCCCGGAGCCGAGTTCATCGTGCTGGAACTGCGGCTGCCGAGACTGCTGACCGCGCTGCTGGTCGGCGGCGCACTGGGGATCAGCGGCGCGATCATGCAGCGGCTCACCGACAACCCCTTGGGCAGTCCGGACATCATCGGGTTCACGGCTGGCTCGGCGACCGGCGCGCTGACGGTGATCGTGCTGACCGACGGCGGCATGATGGCCGTCGCGGGCGGCGCGCTGGTCGGCGGTGTCGTCACGGCGATCCTGATCTACCTGCTGGCGTTCAAAGGCGGGGTGCAGGGTTTCCGGCTGGTGCTGATCGGAATCGGCGTGAGCGCGATGCTGTACGCCGCCAACGACTACCTGATCACGCACTCCTCGCTGCAGGACGCGATCGCCGCGACCGCGTGGCAGGTCGGCGGTCTCAACGGGCGCGGGTGGGAACACGTCGAACCGGTGGCGTGGTCGATGCTCGTGCTCCTGCCGTTCGCCGTGTTCTTCAGCCACCGCCTGTCGATCCTGCAAATGGGCGACGACGCGGCCAAAGCGCTCGGTGTGCGCGTCGAAAGCACCAGGCTGGTCCTGATCGCGGTGAGTGTCGCCCTCGCCGCGATCGGCACGGCAGCGGCGGGACCGATCGTGTTCGTCGCGCTGGCCGCGCCGCAGATCGCACGGCGGCTGACCGGAGCACCGGCCGCGGGGCCGCTCGCGGCGGGACTGATGGGTGCGCTGCTGTTGCTGCTCAGCGACTTCACTGTGCAGAAGGTGTTCTCACAGTCGCAGCTCCCGGTCGGTATCGCCACGGCCACCATCGGTGGCGTGTACCTCGCCTGGCTGCTCGCCGGCGAGTTCCGGCGCCGGTGA
- a CDS encoding MFS transporter: MPNAADRRWAIPLAWSAVLLDGFDLVVLGTVIPVLLEQKVWGLTAGSAATVSTFGLVGMMIGALTVGALTDTLGRRKAMVLSVVSFSFFTALCAVAPSVFVFGLLRFLAGLGLGGCLPTAIAIVNEHARRGRTGSATTTVMTGYHVGAVLTALLGILIIPDLGWRAMFVIGAAPALVLVPLMVKYLPESATFEHKRTALGAFASLFKSGYARSTVAFCVTSFMGLLLVYGLNTWLPQIMRSAGYELGAALALLLTLNVGAVVGLLIAGAVADRAGIRRPTVLWFVAAAVFLALLSVKMPQFGAYAAVFVTGCFVFSAQVLVYAYIGRTYVDGNRATALGMAAGVGRLGAISGPIVGGALLNAGVAYPWGFYVFALVGAFGAVAVALAGSPAPELAGEQPGEVHATDGGRGDTDRELRL, from the coding sequence ATGCCGAATGCCGCTGACCGCCGATGGGCGATTCCCCTTGCCTGGAGCGCTGTTCTGCTTGACGGGTTCGACCTGGTCGTGCTCGGCACGGTCATCCCCGTCCTTTTGGAACAGAAGGTCTGGGGGTTGACCGCCGGGAGCGCGGCGACCGTTTCCACCTTCGGTCTCGTCGGCATGATGATCGGCGCGCTGACGGTCGGCGCGCTGACCGACACCTTGGGCCGGCGCAAGGCGATGGTGCTCTCAGTCGTCAGTTTCTCGTTCTTCACAGCGCTCTGCGCTGTCGCGCCGTCGGTTTTCGTATTCGGGTTGCTCAGGTTCCTCGCCGGGCTCGGGCTGGGCGGGTGTCTGCCGACGGCCATCGCGATCGTCAACGAGCACGCTCGCCGTGGCCGGACCGGGAGTGCGACGACGACGGTCATGACCGGCTATCACGTCGGCGCCGTTCTCACCGCGTTGCTTGGCATCCTGATCATTCCCGACCTCGGGTGGCGGGCGATGTTCGTCATCGGCGCGGCTCCCGCGCTTGTTCTCGTGCCGTTGATGGTGAAGTACCTGCCGGAGTCGGCGACGTTCGAGCACAAGCGGACCGCGCTCGGCGCGTTCGCCTCGTTGTTCAAGAGTGGGTACGCGCGGTCGACGGTGGCGTTCTGCGTCACGTCGTTCATGGGCTTGCTGCTGGTGTACGGGCTGAACACGTGGCTTCCGCAGATCATGCGGTCCGCGGGTTACGAGTTGGGCGCCGCGCTGGCCTTGCTGTTGACGCTCAACGTCGGCGCTGTGGTCGGTTTGCTGATCGCGGGTGCCGTCGCCGACCGGGCGGGCATTCGACGGCCCACCGTGTTGTGGTTCGTCGCCGCAGCGGTGTTCTTGGCGTTGCTGAGCGTCAAGATGCCGCAGTTCGGCGCGTATGCCGCGGTGTTCGTAACGGGTTGCTTCGTCTTCAGCGCCCAGGTTCTCGTGTACGCCTACATCGGACGGACCTATGTGGACGGGAACAGGGCCACCGCTCTGGGGATGGCCGCGGGCGTGGGCAGGCTCGGCGCCATCAGTGGTCCCATTGTCGGCGGGGCGTTGTTGAACGCTGGTGTCGCGTACCCGTGGGGCTTCTACGTTTTCGCGCTGGTCGGCGCGTTCGGGGCGGTCGCTGTCGCACTCGCCGGGTCACCGGCGCCGGAACTCGCCGGCGAGCAGCCAGGCGAGGTACACGCCACCGATGGTGGCCGTGGCGATACCGACCGGGAGCTGCGACTGTGA